CAGAGACGCTGGCTGTGCATATTTGGAAGATCAATAGCGAAGGACTCGCCCCTGATGCGGTACAGATCGCCGCTGGAGCGTCGGCTGTCCTGGTCATTACGGTTCTGATCTTTAATCTGGCCGCCCGCTACGTAGGCAGATTGATCTACCGGAAGCTTACCGCTTCGCGGAGAATGAATTAGAGTGGAGGAATAGAACATGGAAGCGACACTTACGGCACCGCAAGTTTTACAGGAATCAAAGGTGGAGAAAAATTTCCGTACCGAAAGTTTGAGTATCTTTTACGGTACTTACGAAGCCGTGAAAGGCATTAGCCTGCCTTTCCCCGAGAAGTCGGTTACGGCGCTGATCGGGCCTTCCGGCTGCGGCAAGTCGACCTTTCTGCGGTCACTGAACCGTATGAACGATGAAATATCCGGGTCGACGACCAAAGGAAGCATTTGGATCGACGGTGTGGACATCAACGCCTCGGGCACGGATGTTATCAAGCTGCGCCAGAAAATCGGCATGGTCTGGCAGAAGCCCAATCCCTTTTATAAATCGATTTATGACAATATCGCTTTCGGGCCGAGATACCACGGGGTGAAGGGAAAGAAAGCGCTGGATGAGATTGTCGAGAGCAGTCTGCGCCGAGCCGCCTTGTGGGACGAGGTTAAGGACCGTTTGAAGGATTCCGCCCTGGCGCTCTCCGGCGGCCAGCAGCAGCGTCTCTGTATCGCCCGGGCTCTGTCGGTCAATCCGCAGATCCTTCTGTTAGACGAACCAGCTTCGGCGCTTGACCCGGTTTCCACCGGCAAGATTGAAGAACTCATCAAGGAACTGAAAGAGGAGCTGCGCATCGTTATCGTTACCCACAATATGCAGCAGGCGGCGCGGATCTCCGATTATACGGCTTACTTTTATCTCGGCCAACTGATTGAATACGGGCTGACAGAGAAGGTATTTACAAATCCGGAGAATTCGATGACCCAAGAATACATCATGGGCCGTTTCGGCTGAGTTTACAAAGTTGCAAATTCATTCTCCTGAATGTTCAGGTCACCCACCGGGATCAAACCGCTTCTTGATTAGAAGAGGGGATTCCGGTTTTTTGCATGCAACAAGGATTTTAATAATAAGGTTAAAAATAAGGATTGCAAAACTAATATCATTAGTTTATATTATAACTAATAAGATTAGTTTGGAGGGAAGACCATGAGAATAACACGTGACAACTGGCTGCTTCAGCTCACTTGGATGCCGCGTCTGTTTCCGGTAAACTGTTATATTGTGGAAGAAGAGAAAGACCTGACCCTG
This region of Paenibacillus sp. URB8-2 genomic DNA includes:
- the pstB gene encoding phosphate ABC transporter ATP-binding protein PstB, with translation MEATLTAPQVLQESKVEKNFRTESLSIFYGTYEAVKGISLPFPEKSVTALIGPSGCGKSTFLRSLNRMNDEISGSTTKGSIWIDGVDINASGTDVIKLRQKIGMVWQKPNPFYKSIYDNIAFGPRYHGVKGKKALDEIVESSLRRAALWDEVKDRLKDSALALSGGQQQRLCIARALSVNPQILLLDEPASALDPVSTGKIEELIKELKEELRIVIVTHNMQQAARISDYTAYFYLGQLIEYGLTEKVFTNPENSMTQEYIMGRFG